GATATTTACCACCCGGGCCGTGGATGCCACCGCCACCCCGAGCGACCTTCCTGCGCGCTCAACGGCGCGCAACGCATCCGGCTTTTCGTCGGCGAGCGCGGCCACCAGCGCGGACATGCTCTCCGACCTCACCTTGCCCGCGATGCCCGCAGCAGCGAAGATGGCGTCCTGCCCGGCGATGGTCTCCAAACAGCCCGTTCCGCCACATGAACAGCGGCTGCCCTCGGGGTCCACCACAATATGCCCCACTTCTCCGGCATGGCCTTCCGGACCGGTAAAGAGCTCCGATCCAATGACCAGCCCGCCACCTACACCCACCTCGCCTGACAGGTAGAGGAAGTCATGCCTCTCGGCGGGCCCGCGGGCCAGTTCAGCAAGGGCGGCCGCGTTGGCCTCATTGAAGAGCGTGACACCCAACGGCAGGCCGGGAAGCAGAGGGCCCAGGTCGAGTTTGATGTCCAGCCAGCCGAGGTTGGGGGCGGCAATGACAGTGGAGTTGCCGGCATCCACAAGTCCGGGAACCGCAAGTCCTCCCCCGAGGACCTCCACCCCCTTTCCCATGGCCGCCATCCGCACCTCAGTGGCCAGGGCAGCGAGGGCGGCCATGACCGGGGCACTTTCACTGTCGCGGTTATCCCGCTCACGGATCTCCTGGGCCACAACCGCCCCGGAAAGGTCTGTCACGCCCGCGGCGATGTAGTCCACGTTAATTTCCATGCCTATAACGCCGCGGGCGGGGTTCAGCGCCAGCCCCACTCCCGGCCGGCCGCGTTCCCCCTGGGGGTTGAGTCCTATTTCCCGCAAGATGCCGGCGTCGAGAAGGTCCAGGACGATGCTCGATACGGAAGCTTTGGTCAGCCCCGTAGACGCCGCAATCTGCGCCCGTGTCAGATGGGACCCTGGCGGGGACTGTGCAACCCTCCCCAGCACCAGGGCGAGGTTGCTCCTGCGCACGTCGCCCATGTTTCCGGGCGTCCCTGCGTCGGACAGCGCAGGTGCTGCTGCAGTGTAGGTCATGGCCGGCCTCCCCGGATAAACCGGGCCTCCTGAAATGCCCGTCGCTATTGACCCTAGCCTAGTCACGCTTATATAGTTCAAGCGATAAACTAACTCGCCCAAAACTCGGGCGTACACCGACTGCAAGGACGCATCATGACTCTTTCCCCCACCCCCGCTGACAAGTTCACTTTTGGTCTTTGGACTGTTGGCTGGACCGGCGCTGACCCGTTCGGTGTCGCCACCCGTGCAGCCCTGGATCCGGTGGAAGCCGTGCACCGCCTCGCTGAGCTCGGCGCGTACGGCATCACGTTCCATGACAACGACCTGGTCCCGTTCGATGCCACCGCCTCGGAGCGGGAGCTGATCCTGAAGAACTTCAAGGCAGCCCTGGCCGAGACCGGCCTGAAGGTCCCCATGGTGACCACCAACCTGTTCAGCCACCCGGTCTTCAAGGACGGCGGCTTCACCTCCAACGACCGCTCCATCCGCCGCTTCGCCCTGTCCAAGGTGCTGCGCAACATCGACTCCGCCGCCGAGTTCGGCGCCGAGACGTTCGTGATGTGGGGCGGCCGCGAAGGCTCCGAATACGACGGGTCCAAAGACCTCGCCGCCGCGCTGGACCGGATGAAGGAAGGCGTGGACACCGCCGCGGCCTACATCAAGGACAAGGGCTACAACCTGCGCATCGCCCTGGAGCCCAAGCCCAACGAACCCCGGGGTGACATCTTCCTGCCCACCGTCGGCCACGGCCTGGCCTTCATCGCCCAGCTCGAACACGGCGACATCGTGGGCCTGAACCCCGAAACCGGGCACGAGCAGATGGCCGGGCTGAACTTCACCCACGGCATCGCCCAGGCCCTCTGGTCCGGCAAGCTCTTCCACATCGACCTCAACGGCCAGCGCGGCAT
This genomic interval from Arthrobacter sp. SLBN-100 contains the following:
- the xylA gene encoding xylose isomerase, which codes for MTLSPTPADKFTFGLWTVGWTGADPFGVATRAALDPVEAVHRLAELGAYGITFHDNDLVPFDATASERELILKNFKAALAETGLKVPMVTTNLFSHPVFKDGGFTSNDRSIRRFALSKVLRNIDSAAEFGAETFVMWGGREGSEYDGSKDLAAALDRMKEGVDTAAAYIKDKGYNLRIALEPKPNEPRGDIFLPTVGHGLAFIAQLEHGDIVGLNPETGHEQMAGLNFTHGIAQALWSGKLFHIDLNGQRGIKYDQDLVFGHGDLTSAFFTVDLLENGFPNGGPRYEGPRHFDYKPSRTDGYDGVWESAKANMATYLLLKERALAFRADPEVQAALTASGVGELGEPTLAAGESTADLLTDTTAFENFDADKAAERSFAFVRLNQLAIEHLLNAR
- a CDS encoding ROK family protein; this encodes MTYTAAAPALSDAGTPGNMGDVRRSNLALVLGRVAQSPPGSHLTRAQIAASTGLTKASVSSIVLDLLDAGILREIGLNPQGERGRPGVGLALNPARGVIGMEINVDYIAAGVTDLSGAVVAQEIRERDNRDSESAPVMAALAALATEVRMAAMGKGVEVLGGGLAVPGLVDAGNSTVIAAPNLGWLDIKLDLGPLLPGLPLGVTLFNEANAAALAELARGPAERHDFLYLSGEVGVGGGLVIGSELFTGPEGHAGEVGHIVVDPEGSRCSCGGTGCLETIAGQDAIFAAAGIAGKVRSESMSALVAALADEKPDALRAVERAGRSLGVAVASTARVVNIGAVVLGGHFAVLERWLRPSLVESLARYAPGKILPEHITTAAVGEGGALLGAAGSVVRSLVEAPHRLQP